A window from Chrysemys picta bellii isolate R12L10 chromosome 2, ASM1138683v2, whole genome shotgun sequence encodes these proteins:
- the KCNS2 gene encoding potassium voltage-gated channel subfamily S member 2 — translation MPGQSLEDFSLAHSEDNEISINVGGFKKKMRSNTLLRFPETRLGKLLSCHSKESILELCDDYDDAKNEFYFDRNPELFPYVLHFYNTGKLHVMGELCVFSFSQEIEYWGINEFFIDSCCSYSYHGRKMEPDQEKWEEQSDRESTSSSFDEILAFYNDAAKFDKQPFGNVRRQLWLALDNPGYSVLSRIFSVLSIVVVLGSIVTMCLNSLPDFQLVDSYGKAEEDPRFEIVEHFGIAWFTFELMARFAVAPDFLKFFRHALNLIDLMSILPFYITLIVNLVVESSPALANLGRVAQVLRLMRIFRILKLARHSTGLRSLGATLKYSYREVGLLLLYLSVGISIFSVVAYTIEKEENEGLATIPACWWWATVSMTTVGYGDVVPGTTAGKLTASACILAGILVVVLPITLIFNKFSHFYRRQKQLESAMRSCDFGDGMKEVPSVNLRDYYAYKVKSLMASFTNLSRSTPSELSLNDSLH, via the coding sequence ATGCCCGGGCAGAGCCTGGAGGATTTCTCTCTGGCTCATTCGGAAGACAATGAGATCAGCATCAACGTcggaggctttaagaaaaagatGCGATCCAACACCCTACTAAGATTTCCCGAAACCAGGCTGGGCAAACTGCTGAGCTGCCACTCAAAGGAGTCGATATTAGAGCTCTGTGACGATTATGACGACGCCAAGAACGAGTTTTACTTTGACCGGAACCCCGAACTTTTCCCCTACGTGTTACATTTTTACAACACCGGCAAGCTCCACGTGATGGGCGAACTCTGCGTGTTCTCCTTCAGCCAGGAGATTGAATACTGGGGCATCAATGAGTTCTTCATTGACTCGTGCTGCAGCTACAGCTACCATGGGAGGAAAATGGAGCCGGATCAAGAGAAATGGGAAGAGCAAAGTGACCGGGAAAGCACCTCGTCTTCGTTTGATGAAATCTTGGCCTTTTACAACGATGCCGCCAAGTTTGACAAACAACCCTTCGGAAACGTCAGGAGGCAGCTCTGGTTAGCTCTGGACAATCCCGGCTACTCTGTCTTGAGCCGAATATTTAGCGTCCTGTCAATAGTGGTTGTTCTTGGTTCCATTGTGACCATGTGCCTGAACAGCCTCCCGGACTTCCAGCTGGTTGACAGCTACGGGAAGGCCGAGGAAGATCCTCGGTTTGAAATCGTGGAACATTTTGGCATTGCATGGTTCACATTTGAGCTGATGGCAAGATTTGCAGTGGCTCCTGACTTCTTGAAGTTTTTCAGGCATGCTCTGAATCTGATTGACCTCATGTCCATCCTGCCATTTTACATTACCTTAATTGTTAACTTGGTTGTGGAAAGTAGCCCGGCTTTAGCAAATTTAGGTAGAGTAGCCCAAGTCCTAAGACTAATGAGAATCTTTCGCATCTTAAAACTTGCTCGACATTCAACTGGCCTCAGGTCTCTTGGGGCCACTTTGAAGTATAGCTACAGGGAGGTAGGGCTTCTCTTATTATACCTCTCTGTTGGGATCTCCATATTCTCGGTAGTGGCTTATACCattgaaaaagaagaaaatgagGGCTTAGCCACCATCCCCGCTTGCTGGTGGTGGGCTACAGTTAGCATGACCACAGTTGGCTATGGAGATGTTGTCCCAGGGACCACTGCTGGCAAACTGACGGCGTCTGCATGCATCCTAGCTGGTATCTTGGTGGTAGTGCTTCCCATAACGCTCATCTTCAATAAATTCTCTCACTTTTATAGGCGTCAGAAGCAGCTAGAAAGTGCCATGAGGAGCTGTGATTTTGGTGATGGAATGAAAGAGGTTCCATCAGTCAATTTAAGGGACTATTATGCTTATAAAGTTAAATCCCTTATGGCCAGTTTTACCAATCTGAGCAGGAGTACTCCCAGCGAACTAAGCCTAAATGATTCACTGCATTAG